In Paenibacillus sp. FSL M7-0420, a single genomic region encodes these proteins:
- a CDS encoding DUF3231 family protein encodes MTGILGGNPKDEPMHYGEIFTLWETSMAAKGALSGYRAHMYHAGDSDLKKILAAIIDQAELEISECDSLLAEQGIAAAPALPNRPEARLEDIPVGARFTDPEIAAMVAATLAVGLVACSQAMGMSIREDIGALFAKYHLTKAAIGVKNLHLLKKKGWLVPPPLLVKRPEPVHA; translated from the coding sequence ATGACAGGAATTCTAGGCGGCAACCCCAAAGATGAGCCGATGCATTATGGAGAGATCTTCACACTTTGGGAGACCTCAATGGCAGCAAAAGGTGCTCTATCCGGCTACAGAGCTCATATGTATCATGCCGGAGACAGCGATCTCAAAAAAATTCTGGCCGCAATAATTGACCAGGCGGAGCTGGAGATCAGCGAATGCGACTCGCTGCTGGCCGAGCAGGGCATTGCTGCTGCCCCGGCACTGCCGAACCGGCCTGAAGCGAGACTGGAGGATATTCCGGTCGGCGCACGGTTCACGGACCCTGAGATTGCAGCCATGGTTGCAGCCACTCTGGCGGTTGGACTGGTGGCGTGCAGCCAGGCGATGGGGATGTCTATCCGTGAGGATATCGGCGCATTGTTCGCCAAATATCATCTCACCAAGGCAGCTATCGGTGTGAAGAATCTGCATCTGCTGAAGAAAAAAGGCTGGCTGGTTCCCCCGCCGCTGCTCGTCAAGCGACCGGAACCGGTCCACGCGTAA